DNA from Pelagibacterium nitratireducens:
TTGGTACTACACCCCGGATGGTCGTGACGGTTGGCGCGACTATTTCCTCAATGCCGGCTTCGATCTCTATATCGTCGATCGTCCCGGATACGGGCGGTCGCCGGCCTCCCCCGACTATGGCGACGGCAGCCTGACCAGCGTGCCAAGCGCCCTGATCGCGCGCCTGGCGGCGGCCAGCAACTGGCCCGAAGGTGAAGTAAGCCCTGAAAGCGAAAGCATCCTCAACTGGATCGTCGCCTCGTCCACCACGCCCTATGCCGGAAATGAAGTGGCCGCCAACGATATTGCCGAACTGCTCGAGCGCGTCGGACCTGCCGTACTGGTCCTGCATTCGGCGGGTGGCGTCAGTGGCTACTGGGCAGCCGATATGCAGCCGGAAAACGTTGCAGGCATCATCGCGTTCGAAGCCAGCGGATCAAACATGCTCAGCATCGCCGAAGGACTGACCTTCGATCCCGCGCTCCCTGAAGGCTTCGAGCCGGTGCAGAACGCTGAAGGTTGTGACGTACAGCCCGAGGATGCGGTGAGCACGCTCACGAACCTGGCCGACATTCCGGTGGTTCTTATCGGTGCACCGGAAAGCTTCCTTGCGGAGGGCCAGCCCTGCCATCTCACCGCCATGCAGCAGGCCGGGATCGATGCATCACTGGTGAGCTTCGGCGATCTGGGCGCGCCGGGTACGGGTCACTTCGCCATGGCCGAAACCAACAATGCGGACTCGGCCCAGGTGATGATCGATATCGCTACCGAATTGGCCGGCGGCGCGTCGGCTCAATGATCTGCTCTTAAGCTGCTGAAAGGCGTCGG
Protein-coding regions in this window:
- a CDS encoding alpha/beta fold hydrolase, producing MTRKFTALLASALMATTASGAFAQDSAVTGGEAGPIHLRDMGNFYVGAEYSEPDADGNVFVKNQMHVEFYLPEEPQHDLPLILVHGGGGQASDWYYTPDGRDGWRDYFLNAGFDLYIVDRPGYGRSPASPDYGDGSLTSVPSALIARLAAASNWPEGEVSPESESILNWIVASSTTPYAGNEVAANDIAELLERVGPAVLVLHSAGGVSGYWAADMQPENVAGIIAFEASGSNMLSIAEGLTFDPALPEGFEPVQNAEGCDVQPEDAVSTLTNLADIPVVLIGAPESFLAEGQPCHLTAMQQAGIDASLVSFGDLGAPGTGHFAMAETNNADSAQVMIDIATELAGGASAQ